The sequence below is a genomic window from Schistocerca nitens isolate TAMUIC-IGC-003100 chromosome 4, iqSchNite1.1, whole genome shotgun sequence.
gctacgctttcctttctcctccacttctccttaatgtcctcttccagattggatccttattttgctccttagcgatgtcctggagcgaagacgaaataaaattttcaaacgcaacaccttgaatatacatcaaacaataattgttttctttgcagtcctctgcagcactttgtttcaaacccataggtgcacgtaaTAAAGCATCagtaataatatttgaagaaccctatatgtaaacaatactgaaatcaaattcctgtagatacagcgcccatcgtgacaatcttccatgtgttaattttgttgacataagaaattccagagctcgatgatcggtgtaaaccttagtatgtctcccatacaaaaatatgcCCATACAACatccaaggcttcaagttccgtaatcgaataattcttttctgatttagagagaacacgacttccaaatgcaatagtcttctgtactacaacgccgttttcttctatctcttgaaataaatgtgcacctaggcctttgtatgatgagtctgttgccaaacaaaaatctttagataaatccggatgtgaaagaagtggagcagcaactaaagcatcacgaagttgttcaaattctgattgagcttcctcatcccaacaccaattagaattctttccagatagttcacataaacgaggtgtggtcaaattgtccaatctaacaaagcgtctaagaaagttacagacaccaaggaaactacgaacatcacgttttgtagtaggaacagcataattacgaatagcatctagtttctctggatcaggaagaataccttctgcagaaataatatgaccaagaaatttcacctgagaacgaccaaattcagacttttccaagttcactgtaatgccaactcttgcaaaaatacgtaataatgaatccaaaattttgttatgttcactgcaagaacgtttagcaataagaatatcgtcaacatatgaagtaatattgtcacgaagataaacaggtaaaatttcgtttaaaccacgaacgaatgctgcagaaaatatagtaagtccaaatggtaatttccgaaaccacttttgggtaaaacagtcatatccggttattctttaccgactctctagatagattgatagttgaagagttgtttttatagatacaaagaatagtaaaagagtaggcagcagtgcagaaaactaaaagggaaatagcatcaCTACAGCtccgggccctgtgcacgctacggcacatattcacttagtgtagcgaatcccctgaggacctgaatagccacacatacattccagtttgtgacttagtggccaatttggtggaagtgcgtacataaattgatctaaccatgaacatggatgtatgtcattcttagaattgcgaaagatcttaaatttccgaacagttaaaaagtgtttatagtcaaagttttcacctcgtggcgacaaagacctaccgcgtctgtcccagtcctaatgtcgattattgtcaagttcgcgcgcctggcgctctcttattgcatctcgtaaatgaaacaaattattttcttcaaaacccgctgctatctgtgattctaaatttcttctactgtagtttcctacgatttcgccttcaatttgtttgacttgctttcgtaatgcctcaaattcccttttaacgcgttcattaaattttccccgattttcaacatgtttacttatgttctggtactcttcggtttctgcaaatggcaatggagctgtatcatctgaatctctgtccccatttaaactaagacttgtcagtttatctgaaatctcctcaactctttccgataagtcacctattttttctttctgtttatttacgtcttccgtaagtgtcgcgactcgggtatcagtattgacacatttagtagttaactgttcatactgttgtgttaggttatttaatctgtcatttggtacggattcctcgattctttcaaatatttattcctcatcgtgtgcacgttgtaaatttaactcttcctgttctctatcctgttccttttgtcttatttctattgaaattaatctattattgtgagaattcaaaatcggttgtacttcttctctaatttctttctttaattcatctttcatgtttttgaaacatgtccctattcgtgagtctaaccgtgttgccagtgttcccatctctgtttttaattcagatcttaactgtgtttccattgttcccatatcagtttctaaccgtgttgccactgtttttaattcagatcctaactgtgatcccagtgagtctaaccgtgtttccattgtacccataccagttgtaattgttcctatttgtgatcccaaatttaatattgcactcatcagctgctccatattaactggttcgacactcttttcacccctaacatttcccgcaaaaccaacttctttcgtcataactgtaaagctatctgtgttcgatactatttcagaatcttctatcgttaatctcgtattctgtgaattttctgattgagaaaaattttgaactggttccggactattttcccgacttattaaattgttttctacttcattattcatcatactattctcctCTGTTGCCaaattcgccatgttaacaatttcgtcattctcactaccgatcatttttgcctttttcatcgatcgcgtaatcatttacaaaacatacaaaactcgtcactatacgaaaattacacacaatgacactttatctccaacaataccattcacacgaaatgctttccgacaaacacgattaacgaacaattgaaatcttcgtaattgaacaaaattgtcaaacctgtatacacgacatcaaaaattaaattttgcaaaaataccattagaagaaagacaagacaattacaaatgttcattaccaaatctacacatgcaatatagactacaattaataaactacgaattactacaacaatactactgtctgctatttttactatcaaaagaattccaagggacgatccgaagcagcggtcgccacgtgcatgggggcttaattatttataatgcaaataattttaattttagtcgctgtctgtccggttacgcagtctcgtaaccggttggccctgactagtattagtacgcaatctgactgcatggaaaacaacaaagaatgaaaggaaatttccgttaccacaattaattaattaagtccccagcaactataaaagctacgaaacaaaaactacggaacaacaaagcacaagtgtaactgttctgtgtgtggaagtgtgattcaacgtacacatctggcacggttcttcctcaataaaacaagatattttaaataccatttacacttaattaattaaataaaactgaaatactataattgcacatagaatcccgaattacagtctaatacatgaacacaagccagatgctttgttgactgaacctgtgaccaagaggcattgttagttaggaaattaaaaaaaaaatgttttttaccttcatatatattgactaaaaatacactctgatcattacaacatctccattcgaacaacatctgctgtctagcccataaaaacaactgcactcgacatggcctcaactagtacagctatcgacatcctctcagcaaagcactaaccaccacaacttctgaacaagcactgccagtggaggcggcggaataaaactctttggagcaatctctggcgctgtgactcagtgtagccacctttcagtatttagtaggctaagggcggcaaatcttacgcttaatgtcgagaaatgtcagtttgctcagacgcaaCTGACTTATCTTGGGCGTTTTATCAGTCAGGAAGGGGTAAGAACGGATCCTCGTCTAACGTCGGCTGTGCGTGGTTTTTCAGTACCACAGACCACTAAACATgttcagcaatatgtcggtttatgtaattaccacagacgatatgtaaaggggttcgcggaaattgcacatccattaacgagattgttaaagaaaggtgttaagtttgaatggacagcacagtgtcaggaggcattcgaGAAGTCAAACAGATCctaacatcagacccagtgttgatacttcctgatttcgaacaagagttcatactatcttgtgatagtagtaatattgctgtaggttgtattctttctcagaggTTTAATGGACAGGAACATCTAGTGGCTTATGCTcccaggcaactgaataaggcagagaagaattattcaactacagagaaagaaatgttagcagtgatttacggtatctcgtattttcgctgttatttatatggcgtaagttcaaggtgattacagatcacgcagcagtgaagtggttgttggggttgtaAGATCCTTCGAGTTgtttaacgagatgggcactgaaactaagtgaatttgactacgaggtaattcacaaaccaggggtaaaacataTGAATGCAGACAcgcttagtagaaaaatagcagctgtacaaattgtgggcataagtgagaaggagtggataaaggcgcaagccactgacagagagtgtcaattgttccgaacgcaaccgcagtttgaaatgcaggatgggttACTTTGCAGGAAGACAAAGTGCAGACTACGCGTCGTAGTACCGGAGTcgctgagggaagaagtgttgaaacaagcgcaCGACCAGGTATTGTCGAGTCATggtggtaaaagaacgactgatagacgggtagatgaaaggttttggtggaagacacgtcgcaaTGATGTAGAGCAGCATGTGCTAAATTGTATATCGTGTGCGCAGAGAGCTgatttaagtcatcagaaaattcagttacagagactacctgaagcggatcgtCCGTTCGCATTGATAGGATTAGACGTAATCAGAGCATTTAATAAGACCCAAGCGggtaatcgatacgtattaacaatattagatcatttttcccaatacctggtaatggtagctattccagatcagaaggcaagcactgttgcgcaagccttagtaaataactggttgctgaagtatggtgtgcctgatactataattacagatcagggtagtaactttatgtcggagctgatgaagcagttatgccgtttattgaaagttaagaaattgcggacaagcccatttcatcctcagtcgaatggacgaacagaacgggttcataggacgttagttaagattagtcattacgtaaattctgaacacacggattgggacgtgtatttaaatttgttgacaagcgcatataacgcgaaagttcatacaggaacggGGCTCTCTCCGTATGAGGTAATTTTATGGTCGGAAAATGCTCAAACCTAAggtaggttcacaggatgagtcagtgaagaatttcgccaagaaattgagagagatttggcaaagagtacggcgtgctaatactaaagctttggagaaacaagagagtattgggcaaagaaGAGGTAAACTGCCGCATTACAGAATTGGTCAAtgggtattgttggctaatccttatgttccgaagggtaaaacgaagaagtttttgacgaaatattctggaccgaatcaggtaaatgaaatagtgtctccagtgaacggaaagttgcagttaccaaccaagtcgtcagtagttcatgtaagtaggattaagccgtttaagggcgcagtggatgcgttaccgcagattcctccagcagtaacaaagggtgtgagggtaccaaagctaaaagaacagcagaggaacgtttcttacgcacttaggtctagggataagtagaTTAAGTGTCCTCGGGGAGGAACATGTCTTATTTATTATTAGGTAATAGAgtatgtgtagtttttacttgtcatttgtgtgttttagacgtggtaaggaagggtgcgattgacatggcttccttttccttcaggtgccatgccaggatgtggcccgggaaacttttcgtcagtctggtactgctacactgTTGCAGAGGAGAGGTGATGCAGGTGCAACTACTAGATAAGggaattttgtttgcaagacaattaGATATGGTAATGTCTACGGAagatttgacagactgtttcaggggaagtgtttttatttgtccagcaaaggTGCTGGCAACCCACAATCATTCGAGTGAGATGCAGCTGTTCTTGGGGAATATGGGAACCTGTGTTCGAACTAGAGACTGTAGTTGCCACTTGTTACAGAAATTTTagattgacagatatatcaaagcttgaattgcagggcagtggGTAATTGATTAATGGTACTGGATGTGAAATATTGGGCaagcattttcacctaccagctactttcacgggtacaaaaatgattaacgtgacacagccgatcttgtattatccagaggaaTCGCCACACATATTGCCTCGCCAGAACCTAATATTTATTAACAAGTCCTtggatcccacattgctacaatctttagGTAGCCTGATTAGctcagaaaaagagcagatctcagttaatcaactactgcagcaTGTGCAGCAATaccgtcgctgggtgtgattttatatctcatttgaacagaaaccagactgtcgccatgttttttaattgtctgtctacagtgttacctgtctgcatcctgtgtattttattcgctttgccaaccctttgctttatattttaactttccacaattttccgccgttttacaatttaagtccccattttatcgcctgcttttattgtttcctaacttctccttacgttttaaaaagtctgtaggctgcagagcagcgtaataagttgctgccagcccgcccccttcggggggaatcgaaatacaataaaggaaaaaaaatacacatcaggctgtctgccgtaaggGCCATGCCGCACTGGGATGCCACGGCATCTCTGCTGGCAGCAAGTGGTCTGCCGGTGCGGCTGCCAGCAAGGACGCCACAGGGGGGACTCCTTCAGTCTGCGCTGTGTCGAAACGGACGTAGAGGAGCTAGTAGCTGTGCTTTGTGTGCGTCGTCGACAGAGAAAGAGAATGCAGAGAAAGAAGAATTTCTGGGTACACCCCTTCATTGCTGATCGTGATGTAAACGGATTATTTCGTACACTatacaatgatttaagaaattacagtgataatttttttaattacgtGAGAATGTCAGTACGTTCATTTGACGAATTAGTTGAGATCTGTCGAGATGAACTGAAGAAAAAGGACACTGTTTTAAGGAAATCCATCTCACCAGAAGAAAAGATTTTCGTAACATTAAGGTAACTAACTACCTGTCTACTCAGTAGCTAATTATTTGTTTTATGCAGTGATACTTGCCATTTGAGTTGTAACTGTAACATATACATAGAAGCGTTTTATCAGTTTTAATCCGAAAAGtactttattacaaaataaaattcaatattacaaataaaacTTGAAACAATATTACAATTAAACTGTAAGCAATACTACAAATGAGACAAAGCAATATTACAAAAAAACTTAAAACAAATCAACAACGTCTGATGACTCTGACCCATTAACATCACTTGCTGCAGCTGGAGACGTAACTGCGTAATTTTGTTCTGGAGGTGCATGTTGTGGATAGTAATTTACTGTGTTAGTAGCTTGCGACTGCAGTGGAGCATCAGGTACAGGGTGACAGGAAACTGTAGGACGATAACTTCCTATTGGCCAGTGTCGTGAATGAACCTTACTCTGTGAATAGCGTGGTCCGTACTGAGCTTCATTTATCACACTCATTAttttaattttcgtctccattttccttttcttgggaataccACGAAGGGGGTTTAACAGAGACAACAAAAACATTCTGTCTTCATCCTCTTCTGCTTGCCGCTCCCGTAATTCTCTTTGCTGAATACTCGCATTAAGTAGCTTAATCAGTTGGTCTTCGTCATCTTCTTTCctcctttttctatttcttcttaaCGGAACCGCACCTGCACGAGATGCAGCTTCTTGTTCTTCATTTTCGTGCGGATCCTCAGCTTGTTCAGATTCCCTTATGCTGACAACGGTCTGAAGGAACGACAGTTGGTTAAAGTAAATGTATTGGCTCTTCCTTGTCGCACCCGATCCTGACTTTAAGGATTTCCTGCGTTGTAGCTCACGCGCAAAAGAGCCTCTGAGATTCTTCCACCTCTTCCGCAACGCCAAGCCTGCAACAAAATATATGCAcgttttgtcacggtccgtgtTATTTGTCAGAAATAGTcccaccatttttttaaaaattcaaatatACGGTGGAGACTGCATTATACGGACCTCAGTGATACGTATTCGTGA
It includes:
- the LOC126252430 gene encoding uncharacterized protein LOC126252430 is translated as MGAPAPGRQSTCHTLPAAHLCSVLLQFCTCATVDSFDTEAFICEIQARPAIWDTSSVDYSNRELKKTCWEQVVDIFGGKESSLEVKKELVLTNNTDRDKTCIYFVAGLALRKRWKNLRGSFARELQRRKSLKSGSGATRKSQYIYFNQLSFLQTVVSIRESEQAEDPHENEEQEAASRAGAVPLRRNRKRRKEDDEDQLIKLLNASIQQRELRERQAEEDEDRMFLLSLLNPLRGIPKKRKMETKIKIMSVINEAQYGPRYSQSKVHSRHWPIGSYRPTVSCHPVPDAPLQSQATNTVNYYPQHAPPEQNYAVTSPAAASDVNGSESSDVVDLF